In the Haloarcula salinisoli genome, CCCAGGCGAGAGCAAGATACAGGGCGGGCCCCAGCCGGGAGACGGCATGTCGTTCGTGCCGGAGTGACTCGTCGTCTCAGGCCGAGATAGCGACCCACGCCAGCACGACGATAGCCGCGCCGAGGACAGTCGAGGCGACGCCGTGGGTCCGGAGTTCGTCCAGCAGGTCGTGGGAGTGCTCCTCCAGCGAGCAGACCTCGTCTATCTCGCTGCCGGCCTCGCAGTTGGGGAGGAAGTCCATCGCGACGTGGAGGAAGATACCGGCAGCGAAGCCGAAGATGATAGCGTTGGCAGCCGGGTTGGCCGGGACTGTCACGAGCGCCGACGGGATAGCCGTCAGGCCGACACCGGCTGCGGGGACCAAGAGCGCGGTCGCGGAGTTGTTCTCACGGACCAGTCGGCGGGCGGCGGCATAGCCCGCGGGCCCCTTGTGAGAGACGATAGCCAGCCCGAGCAGGAGGCCGAGCGTCGGCATCGAGGCGTACACCAGTCCAATGATGAGCCCCGCCGATAGCGCGTGGGCGGTGATTGCCGCCGTCGTCGTGTCGAAGCTCGTCTCGACGTGCGTGAGTCGGTGGCCGATGGTGTGGGTCCCGTAGCCGGCGACGATACCCGCGGCGATACCGATACCGCCGATTCGGGGGGTACCGGCGGCGGCGCCCAGCCCCATCGCCTGCGGGACGAGGAACATCGCCGCCGAGGTGACCATCGCGCCGCTCGCGAGGCCGTACCCCCACACGAGTCGATACGGGCTCGTCTCCGTGGCACGGGCGCCCAGCCACGCGCCCAGCCCCATCGCCACGAAGGCGACCCAGGAGATGACGAGCACCTTCCCGGCGCCCCCGGTGACCGCGAGGCCCGACAGGACGAGCAGGACGACGACACTCGCGAACCCGAGAAGTGAGTACTCCCCCGGGTTATTAAAAATAGAGTGGTCGTTAATAGCCATTAATCGATACAACCCTGTTGTTACTAATAAGCCCGTCGGTCCTCGCAGGCCACTGTATCTCGGTGGCCCGGGGAGACGCCTCGTTAACGCGTCGCTTTCCGGTAGTCGCCCCAGTCGAGGACCGTGCCGTCGAGGGTCTCCGCGGATGCGTCCTCCAGCGCCCATAGCACCATTCCGGCCACGTCCCCGGGGTTGCGCCCGCCATCGCCCGAGAGGTCGGTGTCGACCTTTCCGGGGTCGACAGCGCCGACGGTGGCGTCGAGGTCGGCCGCGAAGCCCCGAACCAGCGCCTCCGCAGCGGCCTTCGAGACGGCGTAGGAGCCGTAACCGGGCATCCCTTTCCGAGCGACGGCGCCCGTGGGAACGACCACGCGCGCGCCCTCGGCGAGATGTGGGGCTGCCTCGCGGACGGCGGCGAA is a window encoding:
- a CDS encoding ZIP family metal transporter, with the protein product MAINDHSIFNNPGEYSLLGFASVVVLLVLSGLAVTGGAGKVLVISWVAFVAMGLGAWLGARATETSPYRLVWGYGLASGAMVTSAAMFLVPQAMGLGAAAGTPRIGGIGIAAGIVAGYGTHTIGHRLTHVETSFDTTTAAITAHALSAGLIIGLVYASMPTLGLLLGLAIVSHKGPAGYAAARRLVRENNSATALLVPAAGVGLTAIPSALVTVPANPAANAIIFGFAAGIFLHVAMDFLPNCEAGSEIDEVCSLEEHSHDLLDELRTHGVASTVLGAAIVVLAWVAISA